In the Candidatus Melainabacteria bacterium genome, AATGACTTAAATGTTCAATGCTTTGAGCCGAGGGGCAATGCGGAAACGACAGGTCGGCGCTGACCAGAAACCGTAGCAGAGAGCCCGGTGCGCGTGACGGACTGACTGAAGCGTGCATAAATACTGAGTCCCTCGAAAGGACAGTCAGGCAGTAGTAAAGACACCACCGCGAAGCGATTCGGGTGGTGTTTTTATTTGGAATATCATTTGGTATTGCATCTTTGATCCAGAATGTTCACCATCTTCGCGCACTTGCGATTCAAAATTCGCTGTTTACGCCGACTAAGTTGCAGGACGCTATTGGGCGTTTGGGTTTCGTCCAGGCTGATCCGATACGCTCTCCAGCTACAGCTCAAGATCTAATTCTCAGGCAACGCGTCAAAAATTATCGCGTTGGTGACCTTGATAGAAAATACGCATCACTAAATCTTGAGGAGGACTATCTGTATGCCTACGGTTTTCTTCCCAACGAAAATTGGCAGCTGTTGCATCCGCGTAAGTCCGATGCTTTGTCGGCTGTCGAACAGAAAGTACTATCCGTGGTGCGGAAGTATGGTGCCATGCATCCTCGTGAACTTGAGGAGCACTGCGGCAAAGAGCGTGTGATTAATGCCTGGGGTGGCTACTCCAAAGCTACTACTCATGCGCTAGAACACCTTCATCGGCGTGGTTTGTTGCGAGTGGTCAGACGCGAGAAGGGTATACGTATTTACGAGGCTAATTTAAACAAGACTGTTGCGCTGTCGGAAGAGGAGCGTAGTGTACGTCTGGTGAAATTGGTGGCCAATATTTTTGCGCCTTCACCGCTTAGAACTTTGCAGAGTCTGCGCTTTTCTAGACCGGAGTCCTGCAACGTGCGGGAGGTTCTTGCTAAGCTGGTTTCAAGTGGTGATTTGAAAACGGTTGATGTCGATAACGTCAGGTACGTTATTCCGTCTCACCTGGTGCCCACTGCAGGTGCGCATTATGAGCCACCGCGGGTGGTGAGGTTCCTGGCTCCATTTGATCCGCTCGTCTGGGATCGAAATCGTTTCGAGTTGTTTTGGAACTGGAGTTACAGGTTCGAGGCTTATACTCCCGTTGCAAAAAGGGTCCGTGGATATTACTCTTTGCCTCTCTTGTGGAGAGACGACATTATTGGTTGGGCTAATGTCGGAAACTTAGATGGTCGGCTCGACGTTGAGACGGGTTTCGTTAGCCGACGACCTCGTGATTCAAATTTCAAATCTGAATTGGCAAAGGAAATTGAACGAATGAGGCACTTCCTGCGGATACAGGAGTAGCCAGCTTTTGCTAATGGTTCGCCTGAAGGACCAGAAAGACAGAGCTTTGGCTTTGGCTCTAACCGCCTCTCAGGTCTGTCTGGTTTGCTTTCTGCAGTTGGTCGATTTTAGCTTGAGTATCGGGCTGATTTAGCAAATCCTCAATGAACTTGGCGACAACTGCCAGATTGACAGTGCCATTACCTACTCCTGCCGTGTTCACGCCTATGACCTCGCCTCTGTTGTTGACGAGTGGTCCCCCGCTGTTCCCATGATCGATTTTGGCAGAGTGCTGTAGATACAACTTCGGCAAATCAGGGTCGCGTGGATTTTTACCTCTTAATTTGTCGGACGAGATAAGACCTTCGGACATAGAGCCAGCCACGCCCTTTGGACTACCCAGCGCGTAAACCGGTTCGCCTACAGTCAATGAGCCAAAGTCGGTGCGCATCGGCAGTGTTTTTGCCTTTGTGCCTGGAACGTAAACAAGAGCAAGATCGTGTTCCTTATCGGAAGCGATTGGCTTGCGTGTCAACTCATACTTGGCCGGATCGTCGGTGATTTGCGCTGTACCACCCATGTAGCCAGCTACTCCAAGGTCTCCATTAGAGACGACGTGGTAGTTCGTGACCACGATATCCGGGCGTACGAAAAATCCGCTTCCTGTTGCGACAGTGAGATACTTTTCCAGCACGCCGCGAATTTCTGCACGTTTAACGCCGTTTGAGTCAATCAAGGAAATGACTGGTGTGGTGCCTGAAAGTTTAATGATCGCCGGTATCTTGCCTCGGGAGGTAACAACGATTCCTCCTGCTGCAGATACTGCTTTGCCTTGTTGATACAGGTGCGGCTGGTCGTCATCATCAAGAACGG is a window encoding:
- a CDS encoding winged helix-turn-helix domain-containing protein — protein: MIQNVHHLRALAIQNSLFTPTKLQDAIGRLGFVQADPIRSPATAQDLILRQRVKNYRVGDLDRKYASLNLEEDYLYAYGFLPNENWQLLHPRKSDALSAVEQKVLSVVRKYGAMHPRELEEHCGKERVINAWGGYSKATTHALEHLHRRGLLRVVRREKGIRIYEANLNKTVALSEEERSVRLVKLVANIFAPSPLRTLQSLRFSRPESCNVREVLAKLVSSGDLKTVDVDNVRYVIPSHLVPTAGAHYEPPRVVRFLAPFDPLVWDRNRFELFWNWSYRFEAYTPVAKRVRGYYSLPLLWRDDIIGWANVGNLDGRLDVETGFVSRRPRDSNFKSELAKEIERMRHFLRIQE
- a CDS encoding serine protease, with the translated sequence MSQDRGEVPSDGERLPDRGQPPEEDQVRNTMPSQVAASYDMFGNPLMPAAPDRVPGGDRGNLGQNDGDRGNALSSGNSTAPQPVPIVYTEKKPISNNVKIAALVGSIFAVGTLVFVLMANPLKQSSSDNKTGTNTGFRIAMPELPKQVLSPHEIFKTCGPSIVTLQIQTKAYQVSIPKYDLVSISDPESPILAVLDDDDQPHLYQQGKAVSAAGGIVVTSRGKIPAIIKLSGTTPVISLIDSNGVKRAEIRGVLEKYLTVATGSGFFVRPDIVVTNYHVVSNGDLGVAGYMGGTAQITDDPAKYELTRKPIASDKEHDLALVYVPGTKAKTLPMRTDFGSLTVGEPVYALGSPKGVAGSMSEGLISSDKLRGKNPRDPDLPKLYLQHSAKIDHGNSGGPLVNNRGEVIGVNTAGVGNGTVNLAVVAKFIEDLLNQPDTQAKIDQLQKANQTDLRGG